In Centroberyx gerrardi isolate f3 chromosome 20, fCenGer3.hap1.cur.20231027, whole genome shotgun sequence, a genomic segment contains:
- the LOC139913207 gene encoding MAGUK p55 subfamily member 3-like isoform X2, protein MIEAMPIVSASTGLHETLALLTSQLHPDANHKEDLVFLKDVFSEKSLSYLMKIHEKLKQYEKQSPTPVLHSASCLAEDLAEELQSGVMEDDERELLLLLSTPHLKAVLSAHDTVAQKNFDPVLPPLPEELDYDLEEESVKIVRLVKNKEPLGATIRRDEVTGAVIVARIMRGGAADRSGLVHVGDELREVNGNLIIHKRPDEISQILSQSQGSITLKIIPAVGEDDRLKESRVYLRALFDYMPFEDKATPCQEAGLPFKRGDILQVVSQDDATWWQAKRVGDCNLRAALIPSTQFQERRLRYRMKMGSFPAAVSPKTPTYDRADREDCDSEGTLNGQDIVSPKSKAAPAFCGHAFSWDFYSAGLRRSFRLKKDRQGSPGEPRTPDANQADFLIYEEVTQYLPRRGERPRLIVLIGSLGARITELKQKVITENPRRYGVAVPHTTRSRKSHEREGVEYHFITKAAFEADIQNNRFIEYGEYKDNLYGTSLESIHSVLDRNKVCLVDVQPEALKTLRTAEYKPYVIFVRPRIHNSQCKKLGSSSSLSVGITEEDLQEMMQSSERVDERYGHWVDYVLVKEDPVSALAELQAVLQRVEVESHWVPVCWVRT, encoded by the exons ATGATTGAAGCCATGCCCATCGTGTCCGCAAGCACAG GGCTGCATGAGACTCTGGCTCTGCTCACCTCTCAGCTCCACCCTGATGCCAACCATAAAGAGGACCTGGTCTTCCTCAAAGATGTCTTCAGCGAGAAAAGCCTCAGTTACCTCATGAAG ATCCATGAGAAACTGAAGCAGTATGAAAAACAGAGTCCGACTCCAGTTCTACACAGCGCCTCCTGTCTGGCAGAGGAT CTGGCAGAAGAGCTTCAGAGTGGAGTGATGGAGGATGATGAGAGGGAactgctgctcctgctgagCACTCCTCACctgaag GCCGTGCTGTCAGCTCATGACACGGTGGCCCAGAAGAACTTTGACCCGgtgctgccgccgctgccggAGGAGCTGGACTACGACCTGGAAGAGGAGTCGGTGAAGATCGTCCGCCTGGTGAAGAACAAGGAGCCCTTG GGAGCGACTATTCGAAGAGACGAGGTGACAGGCGCTGTGATCGTGGCCAGAATCATGAGGGGAGGAGCAGCTGACCGCAGCG gtcTGGTGCATGTGGGGGATGAGCTTCGAGAGGTCAATGGAAATCTGATAATACACAAAAGGCCAGATGAAATTAGTCAGATTCTG TCCCAGTCACAAGGCTCCATCACCCTCAAAATCATCCCGGCCGTCGGAGAAGACGACAGACTGAAGGAAAGCAGG GTCTACCTTCGGGCTCTGTTCGACTACATGCCCTTCGAGGACAAGGCCACGCCCTGCCAGGAGGCGGGACTTCCTTTCAAGAGGGGGGACATCCTCCAGGTGGTGAGCCAGGACGACGCCACCTGGTGGCAGGCCAAGAGAGTGGGAGACTGTAACCTGCGCGCCGCACTCATCCCCTCCACACAGTTCCAGGAGAG GCGCCTGAGGTACAGGATGAAAATGGGCTCCTTCCCTGCTGCAGTGTCCCCTAAAACTCCCACAT ATGATCGGGCTGACAGAG AAGACTGTGACAGTGAGGGCACTCTGAATGGACAGGACATAG TCTCTCCCAAGAGTAAGGCAGCCCCTGCCTTCTGTGGCCATGCTTTCTCATGGGATTTTTACTCAG CCGGCCTGCGCAGAAGTTTCCGCCTCAAGAAAGATCGGCAGGGTTCACCGGGAGAACCTCGCACTCCGGACGCCAACCAGGCAGACTTTCTGATTTATGAGGAAGTAACACAATATCTGCCACGCCGCGGTGAGAGGCCCCGCCTCATAGTATTGATAG GTTCCCTCGGGGCTCGCATCACTGAGCTCAAACAGAAGGTGATCACTGAGAACCCTCGGCGTTACGGTGTGGCCGTGCCTC ACACCACTCGATCCAGGAAGAGccacgagagagagggagtggagtaCCACTTCATTACTAAAGCAGCCTTCGAGGCAGACATCCAGAATAACAG ATTTATCGAGTATGGGGAGTATAAGGACAACCTGTACGGCACCAGTCTGGAGTCCATCCACAGTGTTTTAGATCGAAACAAAGTGTGTCTGGTGGACGTACAGCCAGAG GCGTTGAAGACTCTACGCACCGCTGAGTACAAGCCATATGTTATCTTCGTGAGACCTCGGATCCATAATAGTCAATGCAAAAAGCTCGGCTCCTCCTCATCACTTAGTGTAGGGATCACG GAGGAGGACCTGCAGGAGATGATGCAGTCGTCGGAGCGGGTGGACGAGCGCTACGGCCATTGGGTGGACTACGTCCTGGTGAAGGAGGACCCAGTCAGTGCCTTAGCAGAGCTCCAGGCCGTGCTGCAGAGGGTGGAGGTCGAGTCCCACTGGGTGCCTGTGTGTTGGGTCAGGACCTAG
- the LOC139913207 gene encoding MAGUK p55 subfamily member 3-like isoform X3 has product MIEAMPIVSASTGLHETLALLTSQLHPDANHKEDLVFLKDVFSEKSLSYLMKIHEKLKQYEKQSPTPVLHSASCLAEDLAEELQSGVMEDDERELLLLLSTPHLKAVLSAHDTVAQKNFDPVLPPLPEELDYDLEEESVKIVRLVKNKEPLGATIRRDEVTGAVIVARIMRGGAADRSGLVHVGDELREVNGNLIIHKRPDEISQILSQSQGSITLKIIPAVGEDDRLKESRVYLRALFDYMPFEDKATPCQEAGLPFKRGDILQVVSQDDATWWQAKRVGDCNLRAALIPSTQFQERRLRYRMKMGSFPAAVSPKTPTYDRADREDCDSEGTLNGQDIAGLRRSFRLKKDRQGSPGEPRTPDANQADFLIYEEVTQYLPRRGERPRLIVLIGSLGARITELKQKVITENPRRYGVAVPHTTRSRKSHEREGVEYHFITKAAFEADIQNNRFIEYGEYKDNLYGTSLESIHSVLDRNKVCLVDVQPEALKTLRTAEYKPYVIFVRPRIHNSQCKKLGSSSSLSVGITEEDLQEMMQSSERVDERYGHWVDYVLVKEDPVSALAELQAVLQRVEVESHWVPVCWVRT; this is encoded by the exons ATGATTGAAGCCATGCCCATCGTGTCCGCAAGCACAG GGCTGCATGAGACTCTGGCTCTGCTCACCTCTCAGCTCCACCCTGATGCCAACCATAAAGAGGACCTGGTCTTCCTCAAAGATGTCTTCAGCGAGAAAAGCCTCAGTTACCTCATGAAG ATCCATGAGAAACTGAAGCAGTATGAAAAACAGAGTCCGACTCCAGTTCTACACAGCGCCTCCTGTCTGGCAGAGGAT CTGGCAGAAGAGCTTCAGAGTGGAGTGATGGAGGATGATGAGAGGGAactgctgctcctgctgagCACTCCTCACctgaag GCCGTGCTGTCAGCTCATGACACGGTGGCCCAGAAGAACTTTGACCCGgtgctgccgccgctgccggAGGAGCTGGACTACGACCTGGAAGAGGAGTCGGTGAAGATCGTCCGCCTGGTGAAGAACAAGGAGCCCTTG GGAGCGACTATTCGAAGAGACGAGGTGACAGGCGCTGTGATCGTGGCCAGAATCATGAGGGGAGGAGCAGCTGACCGCAGCG gtcTGGTGCATGTGGGGGATGAGCTTCGAGAGGTCAATGGAAATCTGATAATACACAAAAGGCCAGATGAAATTAGTCAGATTCTG TCCCAGTCACAAGGCTCCATCACCCTCAAAATCATCCCGGCCGTCGGAGAAGACGACAGACTGAAGGAAAGCAGG GTCTACCTTCGGGCTCTGTTCGACTACATGCCCTTCGAGGACAAGGCCACGCCCTGCCAGGAGGCGGGACTTCCTTTCAAGAGGGGGGACATCCTCCAGGTGGTGAGCCAGGACGACGCCACCTGGTGGCAGGCCAAGAGAGTGGGAGACTGTAACCTGCGCGCCGCACTCATCCCCTCCACACAGTTCCAGGAGAG GCGCCTGAGGTACAGGATGAAAATGGGCTCCTTCCCTGCTGCAGTGTCCCCTAAAACTCCCACAT ATGATCGGGCTGACAGAG AAGACTGTGACAGTGAGGGCACTCTGAATGGACAGGACATAG CCGGCCTGCGCAGAAGTTTCCGCCTCAAGAAAGATCGGCAGGGTTCACCGGGAGAACCTCGCACTCCGGACGCCAACCAGGCAGACTTTCTGATTTATGAGGAAGTAACACAATATCTGCCACGCCGCGGTGAGAGGCCCCGCCTCATAGTATTGATAG GTTCCCTCGGGGCTCGCATCACTGAGCTCAAACAGAAGGTGATCACTGAGAACCCTCGGCGTTACGGTGTGGCCGTGCCTC ACACCACTCGATCCAGGAAGAGccacgagagagagggagtggagtaCCACTTCATTACTAAAGCAGCCTTCGAGGCAGACATCCAGAATAACAG ATTTATCGAGTATGGGGAGTATAAGGACAACCTGTACGGCACCAGTCTGGAGTCCATCCACAGTGTTTTAGATCGAAACAAAGTGTGTCTGGTGGACGTACAGCCAGAG GCGTTGAAGACTCTACGCACCGCTGAGTACAAGCCATATGTTATCTTCGTGAGACCTCGGATCCATAATAGTCAATGCAAAAAGCTCGGCTCCTCCTCATCACTTAGTGTAGGGATCACG GAGGAGGACCTGCAGGAGATGATGCAGTCGTCGGAGCGGGTGGACGAGCGCTACGGCCATTGGGTGGACTACGTCCTGGTGAAGGAGGACCCAGTCAGTGCCTTAGCAGAGCTCCAGGCCGTGCTGCAGAGGGTGGAGGTCGAGTCCCACTGGGTGCCTGTGTGTTGGGTCAGGACCTAG
- the LOC139913207 gene encoding MAGUK p55 subfamily member 3-like isoform X1, with the protein MIEAMPIVSASTGLHETLALLTSQLHPDANHKEDLVFLKDVFSEKSLSYLMKIHEKLKQYEKQSPTPVLHSASCLAEDLAEELQSGVMEDDERELLLLLSTPHLKAVLSAHDTVAQKNFDPVLPPLPEELDYDLEEESVKIVRLVKNKEPLGATIRRDEVTGAVIVARIMRGGAADRSGLVHVGDELREVNGNLIIHKRPDEISQILSQSQGSITLKIIPAVGEDDRLKESRVYLRALFDYMPFEDKATPCQEAGLPFKRGDILQVVSQDDATWWQAKRVGDCNLRAALIPSTQFQERRLRYRMKMGSFPAAVSPKTPTYDRADREDCDSEGTLNGQDIAVVSPKSKAAPAFCGHAFSWDFYSAGLRRSFRLKKDRQGSPGEPRTPDANQADFLIYEEVTQYLPRRGERPRLIVLIGSLGARITELKQKVITENPRRYGVAVPHTTRSRKSHEREGVEYHFITKAAFEADIQNNRFIEYGEYKDNLYGTSLESIHSVLDRNKVCLVDVQPEALKTLRTAEYKPYVIFVRPRIHNSQCKKLGSSSSLSVGITEEDLQEMMQSSERVDERYGHWVDYVLVKEDPVSALAELQAVLQRVEVESHWVPVCWVRT; encoded by the exons ATGATTGAAGCCATGCCCATCGTGTCCGCAAGCACAG GGCTGCATGAGACTCTGGCTCTGCTCACCTCTCAGCTCCACCCTGATGCCAACCATAAAGAGGACCTGGTCTTCCTCAAAGATGTCTTCAGCGAGAAAAGCCTCAGTTACCTCATGAAG ATCCATGAGAAACTGAAGCAGTATGAAAAACAGAGTCCGACTCCAGTTCTACACAGCGCCTCCTGTCTGGCAGAGGAT CTGGCAGAAGAGCTTCAGAGTGGAGTGATGGAGGATGATGAGAGGGAactgctgctcctgctgagCACTCCTCACctgaag GCCGTGCTGTCAGCTCATGACACGGTGGCCCAGAAGAACTTTGACCCGgtgctgccgccgctgccggAGGAGCTGGACTACGACCTGGAAGAGGAGTCGGTGAAGATCGTCCGCCTGGTGAAGAACAAGGAGCCCTTG GGAGCGACTATTCGAAGAGACGAGGTGACAGGCGCTGTGATCGTGGCCAGAATCATGAGGGGAGGAGCAGCTGACCGCAGCG gtcTGGTGCATGTGGGGGATGAGCTTCGAGAGGTCAATGGAAATCTGATAATACACAAAAGGCCAGATGAAATTAGTCAGATTCTG TCCCAGTCACAAGGCTCCATCACCCTCAAAATCATCCCGGCCGTCGGAGAAGACGACAGACTGAAGGAAAGCAGG GTCTACCTTCGGGCTCTGTTCGACTACATGCCCTTCGAGGACAAGGCCACGCCCTGCCAGGAGGCGGGACTTCCTTTCAAGAGGGGGGACATCCTCCAGGTGGTGAGCCAGGACGACGCCACCTGGTGGCAGGCCAAGAGAGTGGGAGACTGTAACCTGCGCGCCGCACTCATCCCCTCCACACAGTTCCAGGAGAG GCGCCTGAGGTACAGGATGAAAATGGGCTCCTTCCCTGCTGCAGTGTCCCCTAAAACTCCCACAT ATGATCGGGCTGACAGAG AAGACTGTGACAGTGAGGGCACTCTGAATGGACAGGACATAG CTGTAGTCTCTCCCAAGAGTAAGGCAGCCCCTGCCTTCTGTGGCCATGCTTTCTCATGGGATTTTTACTCAG CCGGCCTGCGCAGAAGTTTCCGCCTCAAGAAAGATCGGCAGGGTTCACCGGGAGAACCTCGCACTCCGGACGCCAACCAGGCAGACTTTCTGATTTATGAGGAAGTAACACAATATCTGCCACGCCGCGGTGAGAGGCCCCGCCTCATAGTATTGATAG GTTCCCTCGGGGCTCGCATCACTGAGCTCAAACAGAAGGTGATCACTGAGAACCCTCGGCGTTACGGTGTGGCCGTGCCTC ACACCACTCGATCCAGGAAGAGccacgagagagagggagtggagtaCCACTTCATTACTAAAGCAGCCTTCGAGGCAGACATCCAGAATAACAG ATTTATCGAGTATGGGGAGTATAAGGACAACCTGTACGGCACCAGTCTGGAGTCCATCCACAGTGTTTTAGATCGAAACAAAGTGTGTCTGGTGGACGTACAGCCAGAG GCGTTGAAGACTCTACGCACCGCTGAGTACAAGCCATATGTTATCTTCGTGAGACCTCGGATCCATAATAGTCAATGCAAAAAGCTCGGCTCCTCCTCATCACTTAGTGTAGGGATCACG GAGGAGGACCTGCAGGAGATGATGCAGTCGTCGGAGCGGGTGGACGAGCGCTACGGCCATTGGGTGGACTACGTCCTGGTGAAGGAGGACCCAGTCAGTGCCTTAGCAGAGCTCCAGGCCGTGCTGCAGAGGGTGGAGGTCGAGTCCCACTGGGTGCCTGTGTGTTGGGTCAGGACCTAG
- the psmc5 gene encoding 26S proteasome regulatory subunit 8, with the protein MEVDGMDHMEMGDSKGGSGLRQYYLSKIEELQLTVNEKSQNLRRLQAQRNELNAKVRLLREELQLLQEQGSYVGEVVRVMDKKKVLVKVHPEGKFVVDVDKNIDINDVTPNCRVALRNDSYTLHKILPNKVDPLVSLMMVEKVPDSTYEMIGGLDKQIKEIKEVIELPVKHPELFEALGIAQPKGVLLYGPPGTGKTLLARAVAHHTDCTFIRVSGSELVQKFIGEGARMVRELFVMAREHAPSIIFMDEIDSIGSSRLEGGSGGDSEVQRTMLELLNQLDGFEATKNIKVIMATNRIDILDSALLRPGRIDRKIEFPPPNEEARLDILKIHSRKMNLTRGINLRKIAELMPGASGAEVKGVCTESGMYALRERRVHVTQEDFEMAVAKVMQKDSEKNMSIKKLWK; encoded by the exons ATGGAGGTGGACGGGATGGACCAT ATGGAAATGGGGGACAGTAAAGGTGGCTCAGGTCTCCGGCAATACTACCTGTCTAAAATAGAAGAGTTACAG CTGACAGTTAATGAAAAGAGCCAGAATCTCAGACGTCTGCAGGCGCAGAGGAATGAACTCAATGCTAAAG TGCGTCTACTTCGTGAGGAGCTGCAGTTACTACAGGAGCAGGGATCCTATGTAGGAGAAGTGGTTAGGGTCATGGACAAAAAGAAAGTGCTGGTCAAG GTTCATCCAGAAGGAAAATTTGTCGTGGATGTGGACAAGAACATTGACATCAATGAT GTGACTCCAAATTGCCGCGTGGCTCTGCGCAATGACAGCTACACCCTGCACAAGATCCTGCCCAACAAGGTAGACCCTCTGGTGTCCCTGATGATGGTGGAGAAGGTGCCAGACTCCACCTATGAGATGATTGGTGGCCTGGACAAGCAGATCAAGGAGATCAAGGAAGTGATTGAGCTGCCTGTCAAGCACCCAGAGCTCTTTGAGGCTTTGGGCATTGCACAGCCCAAG GGTGTGTTGCTGTACGGCCCCCCAGGCACAGGGAAGACCCTGCTGGCTAGAGCTGTGGCTCACCACACTGACTGCACCTTCATCAGGGTGTCTGGCTCCGAGCTGGTCCAGAAGTTCATCGGAGAGG GCGCCCGCATGGTGCGTGAGCTGTTCGTCATGGCCAGGGAGCACGCTCCCTCCATCATCTTCATGGACGAGATCGACTCCATCGGCTCGTCTCGCCTGGAGGGCGGCTCAGGAGGAGACAGCGAGGTGCAGAGGACGATGCTGGAGCTGCTCAATCAGCTGGACGGCTTTGAGGCCACCAAGAACatcaag GTCATCATGGCCACCAACCGTATCGACATCCTGGACTCGGCTCTGCTCAGGCCAGGCAGGATCGACAGGAAGATTGAGTTTCCCCCTCCCAATGAGGAG GCCCGTTTGGACATCCTGAAGATCCACTCCAGGAAGATGAACCTGACACGCGGCATTAACCTGAGGAAGATCGCCGAGCTGATGCCTGGAGCCTCGGGTGCTGAGGTTAAG ggTGTTTGCACAGAGTCAGGGATGTACgctctgagagagaggagagttcaCGTCACCCAGGAGGATTTCGAGATGGCCGTGGCAAAG GTGATGCAGAAAGACAGCGAGAAGAACATGTCCATCAAGAAGCTCTGGAAGTAA